Proteins from a single region of Scleropages formosus chromosome 22, fSclFor1.1, whole genome shotgun sequence:
- the slc2a9l1 gene encoding solute carrier family 2 member 9, like 1: protein MEHKLRKLMHGKALLLIIVLGIGGSFQHGYQITVISSPSMYIKDFINKTWEERYEQPIKDGVATFLWSSVVGFYGLGGFAGSLSVSFITAKFGRKRAMIWNNVISITAAIFMLTSKTAKSFEMVFIARFLYGLSAGLGVNVQSIYLGESCLKEVRGMVILTAATFFSMGKFCGQFIGLGELLGREHLWHILLSFSSCFAVVHLLLLPFLPEAPRYLVIERNDKELCRKALQSLWGEGNYKVEIEEMLLEQAAIRGKHTKNMLELLRDRSVRWQVITVVVISISMHLSGSSVVNVFTFSIFTEAGVPLDKIPYVTLGLGISEVTTSVTCGFLIENMGRRALLWRAFGSLSVIMALITVTLTFKDSTYWIPYCTVALVFLFVIFHGGGAAGVVIPFIHESFVQSHRPAAFALVGCLRWFEFWVIGTVFPFLLVSFIPSYYSLRVPLCGAALVTSMDFPRYFCSLVDDEAISVMCLSSGYYNTLTTS from the exons ATGGAACATAAGCTGAGGAAACTG ATGCATGGGAAAGCACTGCTTTTAATTATCGTCCTTGGAATAGGAGGATCATTTCAGCATGGATATCAAATCACGGTTATCAGCTCACCCTCAATG TATATTAAAGATTTTATTAATAAGACCTGGGAGGAGCGCTATGAGCAGCCGATCAAGGACGGTGTCGCCACGTTCCTCTGGTCGTCCGTTGTCGGCTTTTATGGTCTGGGTGGCTTTGCTGGAAGTCTGAGTGTCAGTTTTATAACAGCCAAATTTGGAAG AAAGAGAGCCATGATTTGGAATAATGTCATAAGCATCACTGCGGCTATATTTATGTTGACAAGTAAAACCGCAAAATCTTTTGAAATGGTTTTCATTGCGAGATTCTTATATGGATTATCGGCAG GGTTGGGTGTCAATGTTCAATCAATATATCTGGGTGAGAGCTGCCTGAAGGAAGTGAGAGGAATGGTGATTCTGACGGCAGCCACCTTCTTCTCAATGGGCAAATTCTGTGGACAGTTTATTGGCCTGGG GGAGCTTCTGGGACGTGAGCATCTATGGCACATCCTGCTCAGCTTCAGCTCATGTTTCGCAGTGGTTCACCTGCTTCTGTTGCCGTTCCTCCCAGAGGCACCAAGATACCTAGTGATTGAGAGGAATGATAAGGAACTGTGCAGGAAAG CCCTTCAGTCGCTCTGGGGTGAAGGCAACTACAAAGTGGAGATTGAGGAGATGTTGCTAGAGCAGGCTGCCATAAGAGGAAAGCACACCAAAAACATGTTGGAACTACTGAGGGACAGAAGTGTGCGCTGGCAGGTCATCACTGTGGTGGTCATCAGCATCTCCATGCATCTCTCCGGCAGCTCTGTG GTCAATGTGTTTACCTTCAGCATCTTCACGGAGGCCGGTGTCCCACTGGACAAGATACCCTATGTCACTCTGGGCCTGGGAATCTCTGAAGTCACCACCTCTGTCACATGT GGTTTTCTCATTGAGAACATGGGGAGGAGGGCCTTGCTTTGGAGAGCTTTTGGGTCACTGTCTGTAATCATGGCCCTCATCACAGTCACGCTAACTTTCAAG gACAGCACATATTGGATCCCGTACTGCACAGTTGCCTTGGTATTTctttttgtcatatttcatggtggtggagcag CTGGAGTGGTTATACCCTTTATTCACGAAAGTTTTGTGCAGTCCCATCGACCTGCCGCCTTCGCCCTCGTTGGGTGTCTCCGCTGGTTTGAATTCTGGGTCATAGGAACAGTCTTCCCGTTCTTGCTTGTGAGTTTCATTCCATCCTACTATTCTCTGAGGGTGCCTTTATGTGGAGCAGCTCTAGTAACTTCCATGGATTTTCCACGCTATTTCTGCAGCTTGGTGGATGACGAAGCAATCTCAGTCATGTGTCTTTCTTCTGGGTATTATAACACTTTAACCACTAGCTAA
- the prickle2b gene encoding prickle-like protein 2b isoform X1: protein MGARAQLWGSARTRAERESLSVASARPAMFARGSRKRSSNVSFSLLDDPDRGQPCAACGHRCPGFVLHSWRKICLHCKCPREEHVVAVMPLEMEKTVTKLMYDFQRNSTSDDDSGCALEEYAWVPPGLKPEQVHQYYSSLPEDKVPYVNSAGEKYRIKQLLHQLPPHDNEVRYCNTLDDEEKRELKLFSNQRKRENLGRGNVRPFPVTMTGAICEQCGGQINGGDIAVFASRAGHGVCWHPQCFVCSVCDELLVDLIYFYQDGKIYCGRHHAERLKPRCSACDEIIFADECTEAEGRHWHMKHFCCFECEAALGGQRYIMKEGRPYCCTCFESLYAEYCDSCGEHIGIDQGQMTYDGQHWHATESCFCCARCKKSLLGRPFLPKQGQIFCSRSCSMGEEPDASDSSDSAFQSARSRESRRSTKVGKNGGGSEARQPTLLGLPSRFPPDVDPLSLQMDLLSLSSQAPSLTREPPAWKSQSELYSLEGRADATPSPLQLLSQCNMRTGYSPTLSPGNTPDSRAQESGSAKRPSVAAVKGQSVNENWFHPEQSDYFPPKPKTQNTIEAPSRNGFSDKRSISLHVFQRDVEAVPQLGRTRNPISALSFTGQLTPLEQTPRGSMESLALSNATGTSVDGGTKRQEHLSRFSMPDLSKDSGMNVSEKSNMGTLNSSVQFRSTESLRSLNSAQPYSGLEQSGQLEYPLRYRESPRLPQGFAFQEEDRLSLTSSANNARLAPTSERIRRRAGVLEEPPRRRHHHRRRRSRRSRSENALHLAAERRGPAQERPPLRVCEDYDRFSSRDPFGGGGRLRQGARRQCPRTTSDLTLQNPGSHRLGPYHWDDYEDEDDWCSTCSSSSESDDEGYFLGEPIPRPVQLRYLTGEELLHKYTSAGIGGPGSLGGHGQLHTRKRRKSKNCTIS, encoded by the exons GAAGATCTGTCTGCACTGTAAGTGTCCGCGGGAAGAGCATGTGGTTGCCGTGATGCCCTTGGAGATGGAGAAAACGGTCACCAAGCTGATGTACGACTTCCAGAGGAACTCCACCTCGGACGACGACTCGGGATGCGCCTTGGAGGAGTACGCTTGGGTCCCCCCCGGACTCAAACCGGAACAG GTTCACCAGTACTACAGCTCGCTCCCGGAGGACAAGGTGCCTTACGTGAACAGCGCGGGCGAGAAGTACCGCATCAAGCAGCTCCTGCACCAACTACCTCCACATGACAATGAG GTGCGTTACTGCAACACTCTGGATGATGAAGAAAAGCGGGAGCTCAAGCTGTTCAGTAACCAGCGCAAGCGGGAGAATCTTGGTCGGGGGAACGTCAGACCGTTTCCTGTGACAATGACTGGGGCCATCTGTGAGCAG TGTGGCGGCCAGATAAACGGAGGAGACATCGCGGTGTTCGCATCGCGTGCGGGCCATGGCGTCTGCTGGCACCCGCAGTgttttgtgtgcagtgtttgtgaTGAGCTGTTGGTGGACCTCATCTACTTCTATCAGGATGGAAAGATCTACTGTGGGAGGCACCATGCCGAGCGGTTGAAGCCCCGCTGCTCTGCCTGCGATGAG ATCATCTTTGCAGATGAGTGTACGGAGGCGGAAGGCCGCCACTGGCACATGAAGCACTTCTGCTGCTTTGAATGCGAGGCGGCGTTGGGTGGCCAGCGCTATATCATGAAGGAGGGCCGGCCGTACTGCTGCACCTGCTTTGAGTCGCTCTACGCGGAGTACTGTGACTCGTGTGGAGAGCATATAG GTATCGACCAGGGCCAGATGACTTACGACGGGCAGCACTGGCATGCGACAGAGTCGTGCTTTTGCTGTGCCCGCTGCAAGAAGTCCTTATTGGGACGTCCCTTCTTGCCCAAGCAGGGGCAGATCTTCTGCTCGCGCTCTTGTAGCATGGGCGAGGAGCCCGATGCCTCCGATTCTTCTGATTCTGCCTTCCAGAGTGCGCGCTCTCGTGAGTCCCGCCGCAGTACCAAGGTGGGCAAGAATGGTGGCGGGTCAGAGGCCCGCCAGCCGACACTGCTGGGGCTACCAAGCCGCTTCCCACCTGACGTTGATCCGCTCTCCCTTCAAATGGATCTCCTAAGCCTCTCCAGCCAGGCACCCAGCCTGACCCGCGAACCGCCAGCATGGAAGAGCCAGAGTGAGCTGTATTCGTTGGAGGGCCGTGCAGATGCTACACCCAGCCCTCTGCAGCTCCTTAGTCAGTGCAACATGAGGACAGGCTATAGCCCCACCTTGAGTCCTGGGAACACTCCAGACTCCAGGGCACAGGAGTCCGGTAGCGCTAAGCGGCCCTCGGTAGCAGCTGTGAAGGGGCAGTCTGTGAACGAGAACTGGTTTCACCCAGAACAGAGTGACTACTTTCCACCGAAACCGAAAACCCAGAACACGATCGAGGCCCCCTCCCGCAATGGATTCTCTGACAAACGCTCCATCAGCCTGCACGTCTTCCAGAGAGATGTGGAAGCTGTGCCTCAGCTGGGCCGAACCAGGAATCCTATCAGCGCACTTAGCTTTACTGGTCAGCTGACCCCCCTGGAGCAGACCCCAAGGGGTTCTATGGAATCTCTTGCCCTATCCAATGCAACAG GGACGTCTGTGGATGGCGGCACCAAGCGGCAGGAGCACTTGTCCAGGTTTTCCATGCCAGACTTGAGTAAGGATTCCGGTATGAATGTGTCAGAGAAAAGCAACATGGGCACCCTCAACTCTTCGGTCCAGTTCCGCAGCACAGAGTCTCTGCGGAGCTTGAACTCTGCCCAGCCGTACAGCGGCCTGGAGCAGTCGGGGCAGCTCGAGTACCCGCTGCGCTATCGAGAGTCACCCCGCCTCCCGCAGGGCTTTGCCTTCCAGGAGGAGGATCGGCTGAGCCTGACGAGCAGTGCCAATAACGCACGGCTGGCCCCCACAAGTGAGCGGATACGGCGGCGCGCAGGCGTGCTGGAGGAACCGCCTCGCCGTCGGCACCACCACCGGCGCCGCCGTTCTAGACGCTCCCGTTCTGAGAATGCTCTGCACCTTGCGGCTGAGCGCCGTGGCCCTGCTCAGGAGCGCCCGCCGCTGCGAGTCTGCGAGGACTACGACCGCTTCAGCTCGAGGGACCCGTTCGGCGGAGGCGGTCGCCTACGGCAAGGTGCTCGTCGACAGTGTCCACGGACCACTTCGGACCTCACCCTCCAAAATCCCGGTAGTCATCGTCTGGGGCCGTACCACTGGGATGATTATGAGGACGAGGACGACTGGTGCTCCacctgttcctcctcctccgagTCAGATGACGAGGGATACTTCCTGGGCGAGCCCATCCCCCGGCCAGTGCAGTTGCGCTACCTGACCGGCGAAGAGCTGCTGCACAAGTACACTTCTGCAGGAATCGGGGGCCCTGGCTCTCTGGGGGGCCATGGCCAGCTCCACACACGCAAACGCAGGAAAAGTAAGAACTGCACCATTTCATAA
- the psmd6 gene encoding 26S proteasome non-ATPase regulatory subunit 6 has product MPLENLEEEGLPKNPDLRIAHLKFLLTLDGRKQDAKVVAELMEAIKENNMAPYYEALCKELKWQVDTDLLSRMKKANEEELKRLDEVLDDAEKNLGESEIRDAMMAKAEYLIRIGDKEGALTAFRKTYDKTVALGHRLDIVFYLLRIGLFYMDNDLITRNTEKAKSLIEEGGDWDRRNRLKVYQGLYCVAIRDFKQAAELFLDTVSTFTSYELMDYKTFVTYTVYVSMIALKRPDLREKVIKGAEILEVLHSLPAVRQYLFSLYECRYSVFFQSLATVEQEMKKDWLFAPHYRYYVREMRILAYSQLLESYRSLTLGYMAEAFGVSTEFIDQELSRFIAAGRLHCKIDKVNEIVETNRPDSKNWQYQETIKKGDLLLNRVQKLSRVINM; this is encoded by the exons ATGCCGTTAGAAAACTTAGAAGAAGAAGGTTTGCCTAAAAACCCCGATCTGAGAATAGCGCATCTCAAGTTTTTGCTTACGCTAGACGGACGAAAGCAAGATGCAAAAGTTGTTGCGGAGCTCATGGAAGCTATTAAAGAAAACA acatgGCACCTTACTACGAGGCTTTGTGCAAGGAGCTCAAGTGGCAGGTGGACACGGACCTGCTGAGCAGGATGAAAAAGGCCAACGAGGAAGAGCTGAAGCGTCTGGACGAGGTCCTGGACGACGCAGAGAAGAATCTTGGAGAGAGTGAAATCCGAGATGCCATGATGGCCAAAGCAGAGTACCTTATTCGCATCGGCGATAAG gagGGAGCTTTGACTGCTTTCAGAAAGACCTATGACAAGACTGTGGCCCTCGGACATCGACTCGATATTGTGTTCTACCTGCTGAGGATCGGTCTGTTTTACATGGACAATGACCTCATTACACGCAACACTGAAAAGGCAAAGAG CCTTATTGAAGAAGGTGGTGACTGGGATAGGAGGAATCGACTGAAGGTGTACCAAGGCCTCTACTGTGTGGCCATCAGGGACTTCAAACAGGCAGCAGAGCTGTTTTTGGACACAGTGTCCACCTTTACATCGTACGAGCTTATGGACTACAAAACGTTTGTCACATACACCGTTTACGTGAGCATGATTGCGCTGAAGCGACCCGACCTCAGAGAAAAG GTGATAAAAGGAGCAGAAATTCTGGAGGTCCTCCACAGTTTGCCTGCTGTTCGCCAGTACCTGTTCTCACTCTATGAGTGTCGCTACTCTGTGTTCTTTCAGTCACTAG CCACTGTTGAGCAGGAGATGAAGAAGGACTGGCTGTTCGCCCCTCACTACCGATACTATGTGCGGGAGATGCGCATTCTGGCCTACAGCCAGCTGCTGGAATCATACCGCTCGCTGACCCTCGGCTACATGGCAGAGGCCTTCGGAGTGAGCACGGAGTTCATCGACCA ggaACTTTCACGATTCATCGCAGCTGGTCGACTCCACTGTAAAATTGATAAAGTCAATGAAATTGTGGAAACAAACAG ACCTGATAGTAAGAACTGGCAGTACCAGGAGACGATCAAGAAAGGAGATCTTTTGTTGAACAGGGTCCAGAAGCTGTCCAGAGTCATCAACATGTAA
- the prickle2b gene encoding prickle-like protein 2b isoform X2: MPLEMEKTVTKLMYDFQRNSTSDDDSGCALEEYAWVPPGLKPEQVHQYYSSLPEDKVPYVNSAGEKYRIKQLLHQLPPHDNEVRYCNTLDDEEKRELKLFSNQRKRENLGRGNVRPFPVTMTGAICEQCGGQINGGDIAVFASRAGHGVCWHPQCFVCSVCDELLVDLIYFYQDGKIYCGRHHAERLKPRCSACDEIIFADECTEAEGRHWHMKHFCCFECEAALGGQRYIMKEGRPYCCTCFESLYAEYCDSCGEHIGIDQGQMTYDGQHWHATESCFCCARCKKSLLGRPFLPKQGQIFCSRSCSMGEEPDASDSSDSAFQSARSRESRRSTKVGKNGGGSEARQPTLLGLPSRFPPDVDPLSLQMDLLSLSSQAPSLTREPPAWKSQSELYSLEGRADATPSPLQLLSQCNMRTGYSPTLSPGNTPDSRAQESGSAKRPSVAAVKGQSVNENWFHPEQSDYFPPKPKTQNTIEAPSRNGFSDKRSISLHVFQRDVEAVPQLGRTRNPISALSFTGQLTPLEQTPRGSMESLALSNATGTSVDGGTKRQEHLSRFSMPDLSKDSGMNVSEKSNMGTLNSSVQFRSTESLRSLNSAQPYSGLEQSGQLEYPLRYRESPRLPQGFAFQEEDRLSLTSSANNARLAPTSERIRRRAGVLEEPPRRRHHHRRRRSRRSRSENALHLAAERRGPAQERPPLRVCEDYDRFSSRDPFGGGGRLRQGARRQCPRTTSDLTLQNPGSHRLGPYHWDDYEDEDDWCSTCSSSSESDDEGYFLGEPIPRPVQLRYLTGEELLHKYTSAGIGGPGSLGGHGQLHTRKRRKSKNCTIS; this comes from the exons ATGCCCTTGGAGATGGAGAAAACGGTCACCAAGCTGATGTACGACTTCCAGAGGAACTCCACCTCGGACGACGACTCGGGATGCGCCTTGGAGGAGTACGCTTGGGTCCCCCCCGGACTCAAACCGGAACAG GTTCACCAGTACTACAGCTCGCTCCCGGAGGACAAGGTGCCTTACGTGAACAGCGCGGGCGAGAAGTACCGCATCAAGCAGCTCCTGCACCAACTACCTCCACATGACAATGAG GTGCGTTACTGCAACACTCTGGATGATGAAGAAAAGCGGGAGCTCAAGCTGTTCAGTAACCAGCGCAAGCGGGAGAATCTTGGTCGGGGGAACGTCAGACCGTTTCCTGTGACAATGACTGGGGCCATCTGTGAGCAG TGTGGCGGCCAGATAAACGGAGGAGACATCGCGGTGTTCGCATCGCGTGCGGGCCATGGCGTCTGCTGGCACCCGCAGTgttttgtgtgcagtgtttgtgaTGAGCTGTTGGTGGACCTCATCTACTTCTATCAGGATGGAAAGATCTACTGTGGGAGGCACCATGCCGAGCGGTTGAAGCCCCGCTGCTCTGCCTGCGATGAG ATCATCTTTGCAGATGAGTGTACGGAGGCGGAAGGCCGCCACTGGCACATGAAGCACTTCTGCTGCTTTGAATGCGAGGCGGCGTTGGGTGGCCAGCGCTATATCATGAAGGAGGGCCGGCCGTACTGCTGCACCTGCTTTGAGTCGCTCTACGCGGAGTACTGTGACTCGTGTGGAGAGCATATAG GTATCGACCAGGGCCAGATGACTTACGACGGGCAGCACTGGCATGCGACAGAGTCGTGCTTTTGCTGTGCCCGCTGCAAGAAGTCCTTATTGGGACGTCCCTTCTTGCCCAAGCAGGGGCAGATCTTCTGCTCGCGCTCTTGTAGCATGGGCGAGGAGCCCGATGCCTCCGATTCTTCTGATTCTGCCTTCCAGAGTGCGCGCTCTCGTGAGTCCCGCCGCAGTACCAAGGTGGGCAAGAATGGTGGCGGGTCAGAGGCCCGCCAGCCGACACTGCTGGGGCTACCAAGCCGCTTCCCACCTGACGTTGATCCGCTCTCCCTTCAAATGGATCTCCTAAGCCTCTCCAGCCAGGCACCCAGCCTGACCCGCGAACCGCCAGCATGGAAGAGCCAGAGTGAGCTGTATTCGTTGGAGGGCCGTGCAGATGCTACACCCAGCCCTCTGCAGCTCCTTAGTCAGTGCAACATGAGGACAGGCTATAGCCCCACCTTGAGTCCTGGGAACACTCCAGACTCCAGGGCACAGGAGTCCGGTAGCGCTAAGCGGCCCTCGGTAGCAGCTGTGAAGGGGCAGTCTGTGAACGAGAACTGGTTTCACCCAGAACAGAGTGACTACTTTCCACCGAAACCGAAAACCCAGAACACGATCGAGGCCCCCTCCCGCAATGGATTCTCTGACAAACGCTCCATCAGCCTGCACGTCTTCCAGAGAGATGTGGAAGCTGTGCCTCAGCTGGGCCGAACCAGGAATCCTATCAGCGCACTTAGCTTTACTGGTCAGCTGACCCCCCTGGAGCAGACCCCAAGGGGTTCTATGGAATCTCTTGCCCTATCCAATGCAACAG GGACGTCTGTGGATGGCGGCACCAAGCGGCAGGAGCACTTGTCCAGGTTTTCCATGCCAGACTTGAGTAAGGATTCCGGTATGAATGTGTCAGAGAAAAGCAACATGGGCACCCTCAACTCTTCGGTCCAGTTCCGCAGCACAGAGTCTCTGCGGAGCTTGAACTCTGCCCAGCCGTACAGCGGCCTGGAGCAGTCGGGGCAGCTCGAGTACCCGCTGCGCTATCGAGAGTCACCCCGCCTCCCGCAGGGCTTTGCCTTCCAGGAGGAGGATCGGCTGAGCCTGACGAGCAGTGCCAATAACGCACGGCTGGCCCCCACAAGTGAGCGGATACGGCGGCGCGCAGGCGTGCTGGAGGAACCGCCTCGCCGTCGGCACCACCACCGGCGCCGCCGTTCTAGACGCTCCCGTTCTGAGAATGCTCTGCACCTTGCGGCTGAGCGCCGTGGCCCTGCTCAGGAGCGCCCGCCGCTGCGAGTCTGCGAGGACTACGACCGCTTCAGCTCGAGGGACCCGTTCGGCGGAGGCGGTCGCCTACGGCAAGGTGCTCGTCGACAGTGTCCACGGACCACTTCGGACCTCACCCTCCAAAATCCCGGTAGTCATCGTCTGGGGCCGTACCACTGGGATGATTATGAGGACGAGGACGACTGGTGCTCCacctgttcctcctcctccgagTCAGATGACGAGGGATACTTCCTGGGCGAGCCCATCCCCCGGCCAGTGCAGTTGCGCTACCTGACCGGCGAAGAGCTGCTGCACAAGTACACTTCTGCAGGAATCGGGGGCCCTGGCTCTCTGGGGGGCCATGGCCAGCTCCACACACGCAAACGCAGGAAAAGTAAGAACTGCACCATTTCATAA